One window of Psychrobacillus sp. FSL H8-0483 genomic DNA carries:
- a CDS encoding agmatinase family protein: MGLLQPDWQWKKEKGSGVHQWIEQNPFPVNPDVVLFAAPLSRSSISVSGASLYPDAFRRGWKGFSVYNLDEHIDLSSLHVADLGDVPMHTTDIKESHRRIEAAAAQVASTFSNSYTCLIGGDHSITACSIRGIQKANPNERIGIIQFDTHLDVRNPDELGPANGTPIRQLIEGGVVNGSNIYNIGLHGFFNAPELVQYAVSQGIHMITLRTAREQGIIPTIREVLNALNESVDRIYVTVDMDVLDISVAQGVPASTPGGMTAYELFDALCEVGKADKAKHIDFVCLDPTKDTLAQATVKTGVYAFLQWLTGIQLLRQGT; encoded by the coding sequence ATGGGGCTTCTACAACCTGATTGGCAATGGAAAAAAGAAAAAGGTTCTGGTGTACACCAATGGATCGAACAAAATCCATTCCCAGTAAATCCGGATGTTGTCCTTTTTGCCGCTCCCCTTTCCCGTTCCTCGATTAGCGTTTCTGGAGCATCTCTTTATCCAGATGCATTTAGACGAGGCTGGAAAGGATTTAGCGTTTACAATCTTGATGAACATATTGATTTATCTAGTCTACATGTGGCTGATTTAGGAGACGTTCCGATGCATACGACCGATATTAAAGAGTCGCATCGTCGAATCGAAGCTGCAGCTGCACAAGTGGCTTCTACCTTTTCAAACAGTTACACATGTTTAATAGGAGGAGATCATTCGATTACCGCCTGCTCCATTCGAGGAATTCAAAAGGCTAATCCAAATGAGCGAATCGGCATTATTCAGTTTGATACACATTTGGATGTTCGAAATCCCGATGAACTCGGACCAGCAAACGGGACACCTATTCGGCAGCTTATTGAAGGTGGTGTTGTAAATGGCAGCAATATTTATAACATTGGACTGCACGGCTTTTTTAATGCACCAGAGCTTGTTCAATATGCAGTCTCTCAAGGTATCCATATGATTACCTTACGCACTGCACGTGAGCAAGGTATCATTCCAACTATTCGTGAGGTACTTAATGCACTTAATGAATCTGTTGACCGCATTTACGTGACTGTGGACATGGATGTGCTCGATATATCCGTTGCACAAGGAGTCCCTGCATCTACACCAGGCGGAATGACTGCATACGAACTTTTTGACGCACTTTGTGAGGTCGGAAAAGCAGACAAAGCCAAGCACATTGACTTTGTCTGCCTAGATCCCACGAAAGATACACTCGCACAAGCAACCGTCAAAACAGGCGTATACGCATTTTTACAATGGCTTACTGGAATTCAATTACTAAGACAAGGAACGTGA
- the hutI gene encoding imidazolonepropionase produces the protein MGKPVWIKHASQLVTLANEKAGPRVKKLMSELAIIEDGSVWLENGIIKAVGKTNELQAKYAERAFEADIIDATGHLVTPGLVDPHTHVAFGGSREREFEMRLEGATYMEIMNAGGGIHATTSMTRAATEDELVFQTSKRLDSFLSHGVTTVEGKSGYGLDLETELKQLRVMKRLQMEHPVDIVPTFMGAHAVPTEYKDREEEYVDLIVNEIIPIVGKEKLAKFNDVFCEVGVFTPEQSERILEAGKLHGLIPKIHADEIEPYEGAELAAKVGAISAEHLLKASDKGIQAMAEQGVIACLLPATALYLRETAARGRAMIDSGVPVAISTDCNPGSSPTTSMPLVMNLACISMRLTPAESLCAATYNAACAIKMEDKVGSLEIGKQADVVLWNVKNYQELQYLFGVNHVKTVWKKGVKVVG, from the coding sequence ATGGGTAAACCCGTTTGGATTAAGCATGCATCGCAATTGGTGACCTTGGCGAATGAAAAAGCAGGACCTCGCGTAAAGAAATTAATGAGCGAGTTAGCGATCATTGAAGACGGCAGTGTATGGCTGGAGAATGGAATTATCAAAGCGGTAGGCAAAACGAATGAGCTTCAAGCAAAGTATGCGGAGCGCGCTTTCGAGGCAGACATCATTGATGCGACAGGACATCTCGTGACACCTGGTCTTGTGGACCCTCATACACATGTTGCATTTGGTGGAAGCCGTGAACGAGAGTTTGAAATGCGTCTTGAAGGTGCTACATATATGGAAATCATGAATGCTGGAGGCGGAATTCACGCAACGACAAGTATGACCCGTGCGGCAACAGAAGATGAACTTGTTTTTCAAACTTCTAAAAGGTTAGATTCTTTTTTATCACACGGTGTTACTACTGTGGAAGGAAAAAGTGGATATGGTTTAGATCTCGAGACAGAGTTAAAACAGCTTCGGGTGATGAAACGATTACAAATGGAACATCCTGTGGATATTGTCCCGACGTTTATGGGAGCTCACGCTGTTCCAACAGAATATAAAGACCGGGAAGAAGAGTACGTCGATTTGATTGTAAATGAAATTATTCCAATAGTTGGAAAAGAAAAGCTCGCTAAATTTAATGATGTATTTTGTGAAGTAGGTGTCTTTACTCCAGAACAATCCGAGCGCATTTTAGAAGCAGGAAAACTGCACGGTCTTATTCCGAAAATACATGCGGATGAAATTGAGCCATATGAAGGAGCAGAGCTTGCTGCAAAAGTAGGGGCCATTTCTGCTGAGCATTTATTAAAAGCATCGGATAAAGGTATCCAAGCAATGGCCGAACAAGGAGTTATCGCATGTTTATTGCCTGCAACAGCATTGTACTTAAGAGAAACAGCTGCGAGAGGAAGAGCTATGATCGATTCAGGTGTGCCTGTCGCTATATCTACCGATTGCAATCCGGGTTCATCCCCAACGACATCTATGCCACTTGTGATGAACCTTGCTTGTATTTCTATGCGCTTAACTCCGGCCGAAAGCTTATGCGCTGCAACTTACAATGCTGCTTGCGCAATAAAAATGGAGGATAAAGTTGGTTCTTTAGAAATTGGCAAGCAAGCCGATGTCGTGCTTTGGAATGTGAAAAACTATCAAGAACTACAATACTTATTTGGGGTAAATCATGTGAAAACCGTTTGGAAAAAAGGGGTAAAGGTGGTTGGTTAG
- the hutU gene encoding urocanate hydratase produces MGKASEKVIRYRGSELNTKGWLQEAALRMLMNNLDAEVAEHPDNLVVYGGIGKAARNWEAFDAIVRSLKELENDETLLVQSGKPVAVFKSHANAPRVLIANSNLVPAFATWDHFHELDKKGLMMYGQMTAGSWIYIGSQGIVQGTYETFAELAKQHFNGTLKHTITLTAGLGGMGGAQPLAVTMNGGVCIGIDIDETRVDRRIETRYTDVKTHSLDEAIRLAEEAKQEGKALSIGLVGNASDILPEMITRGFIPDVLTDQTSAHDPLNGYIPSRMSLEEAASLRNSDPVEYVKRSKASMAQHVRAMVDMMDKGSVTFDYGNNIRQVAKDEGFERAFDFPGFVPAYIRPQFCEGKGPFRWVALSGDPEDIYKTDEVILREFSYNTHLCNWIKMAREKIQFQGLPSRICWLGYGERARFGKIINDMVASGELKAPIVIGRDHLDSGSVASPNRETEAMKDGSDAVADWPILNAMINAVGGATWVSVHHGGGVGMGYSLHAGMVIVADGTKEAEARLERVLTSDPGMGVVRHVDAGYELAEKTAREKGVHIPMMKQED; encoded by the coding sequence ATGGGAAAAGCAAGTGAAAAAGTAATTCGATATAGAGGATCAGAATTGAATACGAAAGGCTGGCTTCAAGAAGCAGCACTAAGAATGCTAATGAACAATCTAGACGCAGAAGTGGCCGAACATCCGGATAATTTAGTTGTATATGGAGGTATCGGAAAAGCTGCTCGTAACTGGGAGGCCTTTGATGCTATTGTCCGCTCACTGAAGGAATTGGAAAACGATGAGACATTACTAGTACAATCCGGAAAACCAGTTGCTGTTTTTAAATCGCATGCAAATGCCCCTCGCGTTCTTATAGCAAACTCTAACTTAGTACCAGCGTTTGCTACATGGGATCATTTTCACGAACTCGATAAAAAAGGTCTTATGATGTATGGCCAAATGACTGCAGGTAGTTGGATTTATATCGGCTCACAAGGTATCGTGCAAGGCACATATGAAACATTTGCGGAGCTAGCAAAGCAACATTTTAACGGTACTTTGAAGCATACTATTACACTTACAGCGGGCCTTGGTGGAATGGGCGGTGCTCAACCTCTTGCAGTTACGATGAATGGTGGAGTATGTATCGGTATTGATATAGATGAAACACGTGTTGACCGTCGAATTGAAACACGCTACACAGACGTGAAAACGCATTCATTAGATGAAGCGATTCGATTAGCGGAAGAGGCTAAACAAGAAGGTAAGGCTCTATCGATCGGACTTGTTGGAAATGCATCCGATATTTTACCAGAAATGATTACACGTGGTTTTATTCCAGATGTACTTACCGATCAAACATCTGCTCATGATCCTTTAAATGGCTATATTCCTTCTCGTATGTCTTTGGAAGAAGCGGCTTCTTTACGAAATAGCGATCCTGTAGAGTATGTGAAGCGTTCAAAAGCTTCTATGGCACAGCATGTTCGTGCAATGGTAGACATGATGGACAAAGGCTCAGTGACATTCGACTACGGTAATAATATTCGCCAAGTGGCTAAAGATGAGGGATTTGAACGTGCATTCGACTTCCCTGGATTCGTACCTGCTTATATTCGCCCTCAGTTTTGTGAAGGTAAAGGACCTTTCCGTTGGGTCGCATTATCTGGTGATCCGGAGGACATTTATAAAACGGACGAAGTGATTCTTCGCGAGTTTAGCTACAATACTCATTTATGTAATTGGATCAAAATGGCTAGAGAGAAAATTCAATTTCAAGGGCTCCCTTCCCGTATTTGCTGGCTAGGATATGGAGAACGTGCACGCTTCGGAAAAATTATCAATGATATGGTAGCTTCTGGTGAATTAAAAGCTCCGATCGTAATCGGACGTGATCATCTGGACTCAGGGTCCGTTGCCTCCCCTAACCGAGAAACGGAAGCTATGAAAGACGGTTCAGATGCAGTAGCTGATTGGCCAATATTGAATGCGATGATTAACGCTGTCGGCGGTGCAACTTGGGTTTCTGTTCACCATGGCGGCGGAGTTGGAATGGGGTATTCCCTTCATGCAGGGATGGTAATTGTTGCAGACGGAACGAAGGAAGCTGAAGCGAGACTTGAACGTGTGCTAACTTCAGACCCTGGAATGGGTGTTGTGCGCCATGTCGATGCTGGCTATGAGCTTGCAGAGAAAACTGCACGTGAAAAAGGCGTTCACATTCCAATGATGAAACAGGAGGACTGA
- a CDS encoding DUF4349 domain-containing protein, producing the protein MKKIIYCLLVSSVFLLLTACSASDEESKMEVANDSANYSVEEEKSTVDVEGETSAEAPSEVNTERMIIHKAIIRTNVKELAKAQSNIEQKVKKYGGYIVESNVYQEDDQRSSGNIIVRIPEKHFETFLSDAEEEASKVLERNVTGQDVTEQYVDLASRIKSKRVVEERLLAFMSTAEKTEDLLKISSDLAKVQEEIEVTVGKMKYLENQTSFATIELTMYENRVIVPGLDSEDLNTWEKTKKQFVTSMNGLLAAGSAIIVFVIGNMPVLIILGVISSTVYWIIKRRKRNK; encoded by the coding sequence ATGAAAAAAATAATATACTGCTTGCTAGTTTCAAGTGTATTTTTGTTGCTTACCGCATGTAGTGCGAGTGATGAGGAGAGCAAAATGGAGGTTGCAAATGACTCTGCAAACTACTCGGTTGAGGAAGAAAAGAGTACGGTAGATGTAGAAGGGGAGACCAGTGCAGAAGCTCCTTCTGAGGTGAATACTGAGCGTATGATCATTCACAAAGCTATCATAAGGACAAATGTGAAAGAACTTGCAAAGGCGCAGAGTAACATCGAACAGAAGGTTAAAAAGTATGGTGGCTATATTGTGGAGTCCAATGTGTATCAAGAAGATGACCAGAGAAGTAGCGGAAACATAATTGTTCGAATTCCAGAGAAGCATTTTGAAACATTTTTGTCAGACGCAGAAGAGGAAGCATCCAAAGTGTTAGAACGCAATGTCACAGGACAGGATGTGACAGAGCAATATGTAGATCTAGCCTCTCGAATTAAATCCAAGCGAGTAGTTGAAGAACGTTTACTTGCATTTATGAGCACAGCGGAAAAAACGGAAGACCTGTTAAAAATTTCATCCGATTTAGCAAAGGTACAAGAAGAAATTGAAGTAACTGTAGGGAAGATGAAATATCTAGAAAACCAAACATCTTTTGCAACAATCGAACTAACTATGTATGAAAATCGTGTAATTGTTCCTGGTCTAGATAGTGAAGATTTAAATACTTGGGAAAAAACGAAGAAACAATTTGTGACAAGTATGAACGGTCTCTTGGCTGCAGGATCTGCTATTATTGTGTTTGTTATTGGGAATATGCCTGTGCTTATAATTTTAGGTGTTATTTCATCTACTGTGTATTGGATTATCAAACGAAGAAAAAGAAATAAATAG